From the Syntrophorhabdaceae bacterium genome, the window CAAAAAAAGTTGTCTTTGTTTGTGATGCCTGTGGGTATGAGACCTTCAAGTGGATGGGAAAGTGCCCCAAGTGCGGGGGCTGGGATACGATCCGGGAATACAAGGTTGACAAGGCAATTGAATCACAGGCAAAGAGAAGCCCGGTCATCGTCAGCGACGATGAGATTGCCGAAGAGAGGGTAATCCTCGGCATAGATGAGATGGACAGGGTCCTGGGAGGAGGTCTGACGGTCGGCTCATCGATACTCCTCGGAGGAGATCCCGGGATAGGTAAAACCACCTTATGTTTTGAGATAGCGGCACGGATGGTCGAGCTCGGTCTTAATGTCCTTTATGTCTCCGGTGAAGAATCATTGAAGCAACTGGCATCACGGAGGAAACGGTTAAACCTCGGCGGCAATTTTCCGATCCTCGCCACGAACCAGCTTGACGACATCATTGAGGCCGTGTCGGGAACAGCATACCATCTCGTTATTATCGACTCGATCCAGTCGACCTATAATAGCAGCCTGCCGATGCTCCCGGGGAATGTGAGCCAGATAAAGGATGTCTCTTCGAAATTGACAATGGCGATGAAATCCATGGATACAACCCTCATCTTCATCGGCCACGTAACAAAGGAGGGCGCTATTGCCGGCCCTAAGATCCTCGAGCATATGGTAGACACGGTGCTTTATTTTGAAGGCGACAAGATGCTTCCCTACAGGATGTTGCGGGCTATGAAGAACAGGTATGGGCCCGTCGACGAGGTTGGAATATTCCAGATGAAAAAAGAGGGACTCATAAGCGTAGAGAACCCGTCGCAGTTTTTTGTTTCCGAGAGAGGGGACATCGGCTCAGGCAGCACCCTGTTCCCTTACATTACCGGATCAAGGCCTATCATCCTGGAAGTACAGGCTGTGACACCCAAAACTAACTTCTCAATCCCCAAGCGGTTATCCCTCGGATATGATGTTAATCGTCTTTTTATTCTCATAGCCGTCATCGAAAAGGCCATCGGGAAACCATTTTTTGACAGGGATGTCTACGTGAATGTCACCGGCGGTATGAAGGTCAATGAACCGGCAGTAGACCTCTCTGTGGCCGCGTCCATCCTTTCAAGTTTTAAAGATGTTGCCATTGGCCAGGATACGGCCCTGTTCGGGGAAGTAGGTCTCACGGGAGAGATCCGCAAGATCGTCTATATGGATATGAGGATCAGGGAGTGCGAGCGTCTCGGGATCAAAAGGGTCTTCTGCCCGAAGGGCGTTGAAAAGGTCTCAGGGCTTGATATCATACCGCTCAAGAACATCCGGGAGCTATACGAACACTTAACGTAGCTATCAGCCGTCAGCTAACAGCATACAGCTTACAGTAAAATCTGTTCAAGGTTCTATGTTCAAGGTTACTTGGTGTTGTCATCGCGAGGAGCGTAAGCGACGTGGCGATCTCATTGGGTATAAACAATTGAATGAGATTGCCGCGCCCTGCGGGCTCGCAATGACAAAGGGCTATTCCCCTCACGACTAACGACTTACGATTTACGGGTTTGCAGCTGTCTGCTGATAGCTGACGGCTGATAGCTGTGTTACGGCATCTGAAATGATTTATTTTT encodes:
- the radA gene encoding DNA repair protein RadA translates to MAKKVVFVCDACGYETFKWMGKCPKCGGWDTIREYKVDKAIESQAKRSPVIVSDDEIAEERVILGIDEMDRVLGGGLTVGSSILLGGDPGIGKTTLCFEIAARMVELGLNVLYVSGEESLKQLASRRKRLNLGGNFPILATNQLDDIIEAVSGTAYHLVIIDSIQSTYNSSLPMLPGNVSQIKDVSSKLTMAMKSMDTTLIFIGHVTKEGAIAGPKILEHMVDTVLYFEGDKMLPYRMLRAMKNRYGPVDEVGIFQMKKEGLISVENPSQFFVSERGDIGSGSTLFPYITGSRPIILEVQAVTPKTNFSIPKRLSLGYDVNRLFILIAVIEKAIGKPFFDRDVYVNVTGGMKVNEPAVDLSVAASILSSFKDVAIGQDTALFGEVGLTGEIRKIVYMDMRIRECERLGIKRVFCPKGVEKVSGLDIIPLKNIRELYEHLT